A single window of Gossypium hirsutum isolate 1008001.06 chromosome A10, Gossypium_hirsutum_v2.1, whole genome shotgun sequence DNA harbors:
- the LOC107944233 gene encoding GATA transcription factor 12, translating to MEVGDFFVGGFYGGAAGNDFSPLKMMSTERKLPENFTVDDLLDFSNEDAIINDGFLENVAGNSTDSSTVTCNFSVSGCDNHLSPVNLPHSSQFSGELCVPYDELAELEWLSNFVDDSFSTDQNLQSSLQIFATSKSLTPESSSSSTRPDSLIQSPSNSNPNFQHETPLPGKARSKRSRVAPCDWSTRLLHLNPKSAAQKKRESPNANTELPVRKCLHCAAEETPQWRTGPLGPKTLCNACGVRYKSGRLVPEYRPAASPTFVSAKHSNSHRKVLELRRQKEFQRAQHQQLISQTSIFGISNGGCADDFLIHHHGGPNFSHMI from the exons ATGGAGGTGGGGGACTTCTTCGTCGGAGGTTTTTATGGCGGTGCTGCAGGCAATGACTTCTCTCCGCTGAAGATGATGTCCACAGAGCGAAAGCTCCCAGAGAATTTCACCGTCGACGATCTCCTCGACTTTTCTAATGAAGACGCCATTATAAATGACGGCTTTTTAGAAAATGTCGCCGGCAATTCCACCGATTCCTCCACTGTCACCTGCAATTTCTCCGTTTCCGGATGCGATAACCACCTCTCTCCCGTTAATCTCCCTCACTCTTCTCAGTTCTCCGGCGAACTTTGCGTCCCG TATGATGAATTGGCTGAGCTTGAATGGCTCTCAAATTTTGTGGACGACTCATTCTCAACGGACCAGAATTTACAAAGCAGCCTCCAGATTTTCGCCACGTCAAAATCACTCACACCCGAATCCTCATCTTCCTCAACCCGACCCGATTCCTTAATCCAGAGCCCATCCAATTCCAACCCAAATTTCCAACACGAAACTCCGCTCCCGGGGAAGGCACGATCCAAGCGTTCAAGGGTGGCCCCATGCGATTGGTCCACCCGACTCCTCCACCTCAACCCGAAATCGGCGGCCCAGAAGAAAAGGGAGAGCCCGAACGCCAATACGGAGTTGCCAGTCCGGAAATGTTTACATTGTGCGGCGGAAGAGACGCCGCAATGGAGGACTGGGCCGTTGGGTCCGAAAACATTGTGTAATGCATGTGGGGTGAGGTACAAGTCGGGCCGATTGGTGCCGGAATACCGACCCGCAGCGAGTCCGACATTTGTGTCGGCAAAGCATTCGAATTCTCATAGGAAAGTTTTGGAGCTTAGGAGACAAAAGGAGTTCCAAAGAGCACAGCATCAACAGCTTATCAGTCAAACTTCGATTTTCGGCATATCCAACGGTGGTTGTGCTGATGATTTCTTGATTCACCATCATGGTGGGCCCAATTTTAGCCACATGATTTAG